A part of Desulfotomaculum nigrificans DSM 574 genomic DNA contains:
- the metG gene encoding methionine--tRNA ligase, which translates to MAKPTFYITTPIYYPSDKLHIGHAYTTVAADAMARFKRLTGYDVWFLTGSDEHGQKIERAAKAKNQTPKEYVDHIVDGFKKLWSRLDVSYNDFIRTTDERHRKVVQQIFQQLYDQGDIYKSEYEGWYCTPCETFFTEYQLVEGKCPDCQREVEKVREESYFFRQSKYAERWLKFIEENPDFIQPVSRRNEMVSFVKQGLEDLCVSRTTFDWGIPVPFDPKHVVYVWVDALTNYISALGYGSEDDSLYRKFWPADIHLVGKDIVRFHTIIWPIMLMALNLPLPKKVIGHGWLLLDSGKMSKSKGNVVDPHTLVDKYGVDAVRYFLLRELPFGSDGLYSEEALVKRINTDLANDYGNLLSRSATMVQKYQEGVLQAPGPAAGPDAELIDLAINTPKLVAEYMDKSEISNALAAIWQLVGRANKYLEETAPWSLAKAGQPERLNTVLYNVAEVVRFVTIMASPFMPNLPQRVWPQLGIADKPELHTWESLRWGSLPAGTTVQRGEVLFPRIDLKSLG; encoded by the coding sequence TTGGCTAAGCCTACTTTTTACATTACCACACCCATTTATTATCCCAGCGACAAATTACATATTGGCCATGCTTACACCACGGTGGCTGCCGATGCCATGGCTCGCTTTAAGCGGCTGACCGGCTATGATGTTTGGTTTTTGACCGGCTCCGATGAACACGGGCAAAAGATTGAACGGGCTGCCAAAGCCAAAAACCAGACCCCCAAAGAATATGTGGATCATATCGTTGATGGGTTTAAAAAGTTATGGAGTCGGCTGGATGTCAGCTATAACGATTTCATCCGCACCACTGATGAACGGCACCGGAAAGTTGTGCAGCAAATCTTCCAACAATTATATGACCAGGGGGATATTTATAAATCTGAATATGAAGGCTGGTATTGCACCCCCTGCGAAACCTTCTTTACCGAGTACCAATTAGTTGAAGGCAAATGTCCGGACTGTCAGCGGGAGGTAGAAAAAGTTCGGGAGGAAAGCTACTTCTTCCGCCAGTCTAAATATGCCGAGCGCTGGCTTAAGTTTATTGAAGAAAATCCTGATTTTATTCAACCGGTATCCCGCCGCAACGAGATGGTCAGCTTTGTTAAGCAAGGACTGGAGGACCTGTGTGTTTCTAGAACCACCTTTGATTGGGGCATCCCGGTTCCCTTTGATCCCAAGCATGTGGTTTATGTTTGGGTAGACGCCTTAACCAACTATATTTCCGCCCTGGGCTACGGTTCTGAGGATGACAGTCTTTACCGGAAGTTCTGGCCGGCTGATATTCACCTGGTGGGCAAGGATATCGTTCGCTTCCATACTATTATTTGGCCCATTATGCTGATGGCCCTTAATTTACCTCTGCCGAAAAAAGTTATCGGGCACGGGTGGTTATTGCTGGACAGCGGCAAAATGTCCAAATCAAAAGGTAATGTGGTGGACCCCCATACGCTGGTGGATAAGTACGGGGTGGATGCGGTACGTTACTTCCTGTTAAGGGAATTGCCCTTTGGTTCCGACGGTTTATATTCCGAAGAAGCCCTGGTTAAGCGGATTAATACCGACCTGGCCAACGATTACGGGAATTTACTGTCGCGCTCGGCCACTATGGTGCAGAAGTACCAGGAGGGAGTATTGCAAGCTCCCGGCCCGGCGGCAGGGCCCGATGCGGAGTTGATTGATCTGGCCATCAATACACCTAAACTGGTGGCTGAATATATGGATAAGAGCGAGATTTCCAACGCCCTGGCCGCCATCTGGCAGTTAGTGGGCCGGGCCAATAAATATCTGGAGGAAACCGCCCCCTGGTCCCTGGCCAAGGCCGGCCAACCGGAAAGACTAAATACCGTCCTTTATAATGTGGCCGAAGTGGTCAGGTTTGTCACCATTATGGCCAGTCCCTTTATGCCTAACCTGCCGCAGCGAGTGTGGCCGCAACTGGGTATTGCTGATAAACCGGAACTGCACACATGGGAAAGCCTGCGCTGGGGCAGCCTGCCTGCCGGTACCACCGTGCAGCGGGGAGAAGTGCTGTTTCCGAGGATAGACTTGAAGAGCCTGGGCTAA
- a CDS encoding TatD family hydrolase, producing MLIDSHAHLDNERFDDDRAAVIGRCREELNAVINVGYDMESSRRSIALAEEFPFIYAAVGVHPHDAKEAPGDYLDQLKQMAAHPKVVAIGEIGLDYYYDLSPRDVQQRSFQEQLLLAKELDLPFIIHDRDAHGDIMQILRQAGPYPAGGVMHCFSASWEIAQECMKLGLYISLAGPVTFNNAGKLKDIAVKVPLERLLVETDCPYLTPVPYRGKRNEPAYVRHVVNHIAQLRGMNPEELANITAANTISLFKLELTEETDDE from the coding sequence ATGCTCATCGACTCCCACGCTCACTTGGATAATGAGCGTTTTGATGATGACCGGGCGGCGGTTATTGGCCGTTGCCGGGAGGAATTAAATGCCGTTATCAACGTGGGATATGATATGGAATCTTCCCGCCGGTCCATTGCTCTGGCTGAAGAGTTTCCTTTTATCTATGCCGCCGTAGGGGTGCACCCCCATGATGCCAAAGAGGCGCCGGGGGATTACCTGGATCAATTAAAGCAAATGGCCGCTCATCCCAAAGTGGTGGCCATTGGTGAAATTGGGCTGGACTATTACTACGACCTGTCACCCCGGGATGTTCAACAAAGGAGTTTTCAAGAGCAGTTGCTGCTGGCTAAGGAGCTTGATCTGCCCTTTATCATCCATGATCGGGATGCCCATGGCGATATCATGCAGATACTTCGGCAAGCAGGCCCTTACCCGGCCGGCGGGGTGATGCATTGTTTTTCCGCCAGTTGGGAAATCGCCCAGGAGTGTATGAAACTGGGCTTATATATCTCCCTTGCCGGGCCGGTAACCTTTAATAATGCCGGCAAATTGAAAGATATTGCGGTAAAGGTGCCTCTGGAGCGGTTGCTGGTGGAAACCGACTGTCCCTACCTGACACCGGTTCCCTACCGGGGTAAACGCAACGAACCAGCCTATGTCCGTCATGTGGTCAATCATATTGCCCAGTTAAGGGGCATGAATCCGGAGGAACTGGCCAACATCACAGCGGCCAATACCATAAGCCTGTTTAAGTTGGAATTAACAGAGGAGACTGATGATGAGTAA
- the cobO gene encoding cob(I)yrinic acid a,c-diamide adenosyltransferase: MSNQKGLVLVFTGNGKGKTTAALGLALRAWGHDMKVLVLQFIKSQQCGEHLAAQRMQPGLEIRPLGLGFINFNDPADVARQREAARAALSSVAAAMSAGKYQVLILDEVLYALKYGLLELADVLKLIKQKPADLHLVLTGRDVPQEIVQLADLVTEMKEIKHPFKEGIPAQKGIEF, from the coding sequence ATGAGTAACCAAAAAGGCTTGGTACTGGTTTTCACCGGCAACGGTAAGGGTAAAACCACCGCTGCCCTGGGTTTGGCCCTGCGGGCCTGGGGTCACGACATGAAGGTGCTGGTGCTACAGTTTATCAAGAGTCAACAGTGCGGCGAACACCTGGCTGCCCAGCGGATGCAACCGGGTTTGGAAATCAGACCCCTGGGCCTGGGATTCATTAACTTTAATGATCCGGCGGATGTGGCCAGACAGCGGGAGGCGGCCAGAGCCGCCTTAAGTAGCGTGGCAGCGGCTATGTCGGCCGGGAAATACCAGGTGCTAATATTAGATGAAGTACTTTATGCCCTGAAATATGGTCTGCTGGAGTTAGCCGATGTGCTTAAATTGATCAAACAAAAACCGGCGGATTTGCATCTGGTGCTTACCGGCAGAGATGTTCCCCAAGAAATTGTTCAATTAGCAGACCTGGTTACTGAGATGAAGGAAATAAAACATCCCTTTAAAGAGGGTATACCGGCGCAGAAGGGAATAGAATTCTAG
- a CDS encoding cyclase family protein, with amino-acid sequence MKIIDLTHPITPTMPVYPGTEQPGLVPACTIEKDGFRETKLTMYSHTGTHMDSPAHLFKQGKTLDAFTPEYFYGPAMILDVSAKTGEIGVADLVSYQEVLARVNFLLLYTGWHNFWGDEKYFAGFPVLSPEAARWLTKFPLKAVGVDAISIDQVTPTGTLPIHQTLLANDILIVENLTNLNRLAGKKFIFCCLPLNIYQADGAPVRAIAIINE; translated from the coding sequence TTGAAAATCATCGACTTAACCCACCCTATTACGCCAACTATGCCTGTGTATCCCGGTACTGAACAGCCGGGACTTGTTCCTGCTTGTACCATAGAAAAGGATGGCTTTCGGGAAACAAAATTAACCATGTATTCCCATACCGGGACGCACATGGATAGCCCGGCGCACCTGTTTAAGCAGGGCAAAACGCTGGATGCTTTTACCCCAGAGTATTTTTACGGACCGGCCATGATTTTAGATGTGTCGGCTAAGACCGGGGAAATAGGGGTTGCCGATTTAGTTTCTTATCAGGAAGTTCTGGCCCGGGTGAATTTTTTGCTCCTTTATACCGGTTGGCATAATTTTTGGGGTGACGAGAAATATTTTGCGGGTTTTCCCGTCCTATCCCCGGAGGCTGCCCGGTGGCTAACTAAATTCCCGCTTAAAGCCGTTGGGGTTGATGCCATTTCCATTGATCAAGTAACCCCCACCGGTACCCTGCCCATTCATCAAACATTATTGGCTAATGATATATTAATTGTGGAAAACCTGACTAATTTAAACCGGTTGGCGGGAAAGAAGTTTATCTTCTGCTGTTTACCCTTAAACATTTACCAGGCAGACGGTGCCCCGGTGCGGGCTATAGCAATTATTAACGAGTAA
- a CDS encoding 3D domain-containing protein, translating to MAGVVFLLGCMVWGKNVTVIADGRVYPLLQFQGTVADSLDKANVTLRRADIVNAPLNSPVVDGQRIRVARVEEKILISDQMVKFQTEKRWDPGLYPGQQKVVQKGTCGLTRNYIRVIYHDGQEVKRETIKKEMVRKSRPLILAYGARVTVSRGQVRPSRAYATRAAEAAALAQPIGNGRVVTAVATAYTHTGNRTATGIRPYVGVVAVDPRVIPLGTKLYVEGYGPAIAADTGGDIEGNRIDVFFDSRQQAMNWGRRQVKVHILK from the coding sequence GTGGCTGGAGTAGTGTTCCTGCTGGGATGTATGGTATGGGGAAAAAATGTAACCGTTATAGCAGACGGTCGCGTATACCCGCTGCTCCAATTTCAAGGCACTGTGGCGGATTCTCTGGATAAAGCCAACGTAACTTTAAGGAGAGCCGATATCGTTAATGCACCGTTAAATTCCCCGGTGGTGGATGGACAACGGATCAGAGTAGCAAGGGTGGAAGAAAAGATATTGATCAGTGACCAAATGGTCAAATTTCAAACCGAAAAAAGATGGGACCCCGGGCTATACCCCGGGCAACAAAAGGTAGTGCAAAAGGGCACCTGTGGGTTGACCAGGAACTATATACGGGTTATTTATCATGACGGGCAAGAAGTAAAAAGGGAGACCATAAAAAAAGAAATGGTTAGAAAGTCCCGGCCGTTAATTTTAGCCTACGGGGCCAGAGTAACCGTGTCCCGGGGGCAAGTGCGCCCGTCGCGGGCCTATGCCACCAGGGCAGCCGAGGCTGCTGCATTGGCCCAACCAATTGGTAATGGGCGGGTGGTAACTGCCGTGGCCACCGCCTATACCCACACAGGTAATCGAACAGCCACCGGTATCCGACCCTATGTGGGGGTAGTGGCGGTGGATCCAAGGGTAATACCCCTGGGAACCAAACTTTATGTCGAAGGATATGGTCCGGCTATAGCAGCGGATACAGGAGGCGACATAGAAGGTAATCGGATCGATGTTTTCTTTGATAGCCGTCAGCAGGCTATGAATTGGGGCAGGCGGCAGGTTAAGGTGCATATTTTAAAATAA
- a CDS encoding G5 and 3D domain-containing protein gives MDWCTVEWPPRPRPNLNTRRQKQQSGKKAATAGLLGLGMVIILVGVVLGYAVWSKKLTIPATFSDTGELLREFISGRIPVTVTVDGETRHLQIKGKTVQDVLTQQGIKLKPRDQVLPSLSTPVKRNMSIKVIRVEEKEEIKQAAVPFPSKQTPRTRTVISRGGQQLRFTRTMEMTATGYTYTGNNTASGVKPGPGVAAVDPRVIPLGTRLYIDGYGNAVALDTGSLIKGNRIDLFYETEAQAIKWGVRKTKVYVLE, from the coding sequence ATGGATTGGTGTACCGTAGAGTGGCCACCCCGCCCACGGCCAAATTTAAATACCCGGAGGCAAAAACAACAGTCCGGTAAAAAAGCTGCTACAGCCGGTCTATTAGGCCTTGGTATGGTTATTATCTTGGTAGGTGTGGTTTTAGGTTATGCCGTATGGTCTAAAAAGTTAACCATACCTGCTACTTTTTCTGATACCGGGGAATTGCTCAGAGAATTCATATCCGGCCGAATACCGGTGACAGTCACAGTGGACGGTGAGACCCGACACCTGCAAATAAAGGGTAAAACTGTGCAAGATGTTCTGACCCAACAAGGGATTAAGTTAAAGCCCCGGGATCAAGTACTCCCTTCCTTGTCCACACCGGTAAAAAGAAATATGTCAATTAAAGTGATTCGGGTGGAGGAAAAAGAGGAAATAAAGCAGGCGGCAGTACCTTTTCCCAGTAAACAAACACCAAGAACCCGGACGGTCATTAGCCGTGGGGGGCAGCAACTCCGGTTTACCCGGACCATGGAAATGACTGCCACCGGGTACACCTACACCGGTAACAACACCGCCTCCGGAGTGAAACCGGGCCCGGGGGTGGCAGCGGTTGACCCGAGGGTAATTCCCCTGGGTACCAGATTATACATTGATGGTTACGGTAACGCCGTTGCCCTGGATACGGGGAGCTTAATTAAGGGCAACCGGATTGACTTATTTTACGAAACGGAGGCACAGGCCATCAAATGGGGAGTTAGAAAAACTAAAGTTTATGTTTTGGAGTAG
- a CDS encoding GntR family transcriptional regulator, with product MASLDVRNPIPLHVQLKEILRKEIEKGHYTEKIPSERELMDQFSVSRTTVREAVSALVREGVLEKIHGKGTFITNHQVNEWLGNIRGFSETIESMGMKPGIQLLSHGINSNSEIGNMLGVKEYYFIERLRFANDEPIAIERTYYPVEVGLKLAEHDLNKVALYSLLESSGIILYEAEQKITVAMPSEEDAKLLGISPGTSVLAAERLTSDPRGNTVEYYYSTFRADKYAFCIKLSRMGSRTL from the coding sequence ATGGCTTCGTTAGATGTTCGCAACCCCATCCCATTACATGTACAATTAAAAGAAATACTAAGAAAAGAAATTGAAAAAGGACATTATACTGAGAAAATTCCTAGTGAGAGAGAGTTAATGGACCAGTTTTCCGTAAGTCGTACAACTGTACGGGAAGCGGTTTCTGCCTTGGTGCGGGAAGGAGTTTTAGAAAAGATTCATGGGAAGGGAACCTTTATTACTAACCATCAGGTTAATGAATGGTTGGGTAATATAAGAGGTTTTAGTGAGACTATAGAGAGTATGGGAATGAAACCCGGCATTCAATTACTGTCTCATGGGATTAACTCTAATTCTGAAATAGGCAACATGCTTGGTGTTAAGGAGTATTACTTTATCGAAAGATTGCGTTTTGCCAATGATGAACCAATTGCTATTGAAAGAACATATTACCCTGTAGAGGTTGGCCTTAAATTGGCCGAACATGACTTGAATAAGGTAGCCTTATATTCGCTGCTTGAATCCAGTGGAATTATTCTTTACGAGGCCGAACAAAAGATTACCGTAGCAATGCCAAGCGAGGAAGATGCCAAGTTACTAGGAATTTCCCCTGGCACCAGTGTCTTGGCAGCTGAAAGGCTTACCTCCGATCCCCGGGGCAATACGGTTGAGTATTACTACAGCACATTTCGGGCGGATAAATATGCTTTTTGTATCAAGCTTTCCAGAATGGGCTCCAGGACTTTGTGA
- a CDS encoding MFS transporter, translating into MTKGLSRREEVNLLSRLDRIPITGTIIRIMTLLVLAWIIEAFDIGIVGQTVLVLKKIWHLSPSDVGLLGTSSTLGIVIGVYFAGRLMDKFGRKKVLVWGVAWFAFFTGIGALFANLYWVVAMRFIAGLGEGAVFPIPYLLISEFVGAKRRGTIVSWQNAILCAAYVLPSIVGAWALTSFTLDVAWRIPFIIGAFPIFYVIALALWLPESPRWLLQQGRIEEVKKLVAKLENEAGLDHDENLINPSIERSISGQTEEKKHAGIAMLFKKPYLSRSLVSWGLYTGTMICWYAMLVYAPTIFAAKGFEMKNAVLFTGTMMVIGGLGEVVIGYLSDAYGRKPVYLIFSVFSAVGMIALAQVNSLTGLFIGGFIAAFFGFGTLPMAKIYIAEQYPTYLRGAGSGVGEAVARLLGGVLVSYYISFILAAGGVKAVFWFVAAAFIFFAIPLMIWGQETAGLSVEETGSSLQKDDMVKEKMVKVEA; encoded by the coding sequence ATGACAAAAGGCTTGTCCAGGCGTGAAGAGGTAAATTTATTGTCAAGGTTAGATCGGATTCCTATCACCGGGACAATTATCCGGATAATGACACTTTTAGTTTTAGCATGGATTATTGAAGCTTTTGATATTGGGATTGTAGGTCAGACCGTACTGGTGTTAAAAAAAATCTGGCACCTGAGTCCCAGTGATGTTGGTCTTTTAGGTACATCTTCAACTTTAGGTATTGTAATTGGTGTGTATTTTGCCGGCCGGTTAATGGATAAATTCGGTCGCAAGAAAGTTCTTGTTTGGGGTGTTGCTTGGTTTGCGTTTTTTACCGGTATAGGCGCTCTTTTTGCTAACCTCTACTGGGTAGTTGCCATGAGATTTATTGCCGGCCTGGGTGAAGGTGCTGTATTCCCCATTCCGTACTTATTAATTTCTGAATTTGTAGGGGCTAAAAGACGGGGTACTATAGTGAGTTGGCAAAACGCTATATTGTGTGCGGCTTACGTGTTACCAAGTATTGTAGGCGCTTGGGCCTTAACAAGTTTTACCCTCGATGTTGCTTGGCGGATTCCCTTCATCATTGGAGCGTTTCCCATCTTCTACGTAATTGCTTTGGCCTTATGGTTACCTGAGTCTCCCCGCTGGCTGTTACAACAAGGTCGAATTGAAGAAGTTAAGAAATTGGTTGCTAAACTGGAAAATGAAGCAGGGCTGGATCACGATGAGAATTTAATCAATCCCAGCATCGAAAGATCTATATCCGGTCAGACCGAAGAGAAGAAACATGCCGGTATAGCCATGCTCTTTAAGAAGCCTTACCTGTCACGTAGTTTAGTTTCCTGGGGGTTATATACAGGTACCATGATTTGTTGGTACGCCATGCTAGTTTATGCTCCTACCATTTTCGCCGCCAAGGGCTTTGAAATGAAGAACGCGGTTCTGTTTACCGGTACGATGATGGTAATTGGTGGTCTTGGCGAAGTTGTTATTGGTTACCTCTCAGATGCCTACGGTCGTAAACCCGTATATCTGATTTTCAGTGTCTTCTCAGCAGTTGGTATGATTGCCTTGGCGCAAGTAAATTCCTTAACAGGTTTGTTTATCGGAGGATTTATTGCTGCATTCTTTGGTTTCGGTACATTACCAATGGCTAAGATTTATATTGCTGAGCAATATCCTACCTACTTACGTGGAGCCGGCAGTGGTGTTGGGGAAGCTGTAGCCAGGTTGTTGGGTGGCGTATTGGTATCCTACTATATCTCCTTTATTCTTGCCGCAGGTGGCGTGAAGGCTGTGTTCTGGTTCGTGGCGGCTGCCTTTATCTTCTTCGCCATCCCGCTAATGATCTGGGGCCAAGAAACAGCCGGGTTAAGCGTGGAAGAGACTGGTTCCTCCTTACAAAAGGATGATATGGTAAAAGAAAAAATGGTTAAAGTTGAAGCTTAG
- a CDS encoding SDR family NAD(P)-dependent oxidoreductase yields the protein MKLKDKVALVTGGTAGLGRGIALAFAREGAKVAICGRNEERLNKVAQEIEELGVEALAIKVDVASSQEVKEMFAKIVEKFGTLDILVNNAGIFRSDPAGVADRAKHLDLVTTPIPRQSLQITRNMSDENWKKMFDVNVHGLFYCTREALNIMEDKGYGKIINIASISGISAISCHSPNYSAAKGAVVAFTRSVAYEVAGAGVCVNCIAPGYIDTDEFMRGINSMSPERRARFMQLMPVGRIGKVEEYASLAVYLASDDANYMIGQVISPNGGLVIAAN from the coding sequence ATGAAGCTTAAAGATAAAGTTGCCCTGGTTACCGGTGGCACGGCCGGGCTGGGCCGGGGTATTGCACTGGCCTTTGCTCGGGAGGGAGCCAAGGTAGCCATCTGTGGTAGAAATGAGGAGAGACTGAACAAAGTAGCCCAAGAAATAGAAGAACTGGGGGTTGAGGCTTTAGCCATTAAAGTTGATGTGGCCTCCAGTCAGGAAGTAAAAGAAATGTTTGCCAAGATTGTGGAGAAGTTTGGCACCCTGGATATCCTCGTAAACAATGCCGGTATTTTCAGGTCTGACCCGGCCGGGGTAGCAGACAGAGCCAAACACCTGGATTTGGTGACCACACCGATTCCTCGACAATCATTGCAAATCACCAGAAATATGAGTGATGAGAATTGGAAAAAAATGTTTGATGTAAACGTACACGGGCTGTTCTACTGCACCCGAGAAGCCCTCAACATTATGGAGGATAAGGGTTACGGTAAAATTATCAACATAGCATCTATTTCCGGTATCTCGGCCATTAGCTGCCATAGTCCCAATTACTCCGCAGCCAAGGGAGCGGTGGTAGCCTTCACCAGGTCGGTGGCCTATGAAGTGGCCGGGGCCGGGGTTTGCGTGAACTGCATAGCCCCCGGTTACATTGATACAGATGAATTTATGCGTGGTATTAACTCCATGAGCCCTGAGAGAAGAGCCCGTTTCATGCAGCTTATGCCGGTGGGCCGGATAGGTAAGGTTGAAGAATATGCTTCGTTAGCTGTTTACCTGGCTTCAGACGATGCTAACTATATGATCGGCCAGGTAATAAGCCCTAACGGTGGTCTGGTTATTGCAGCGAATTAA